One Oryza sativa Japonica Group chromosome 8, ASM3414082v1 DNA window includes the following coding sequences:
- the LOC107277666 gene encoding putative B3 domain-containing protein Os08g0157700 codes for MYMDLTLGGALLQVEEATEEEEEEEEEEQALGQEPAPAAAAAALVLGRRHGVVVGGGGGGVVVAAEREHMFDKVVTPSDVGKLNRLVVPKQHAERFFPAAAAGTQLCFEDRAGTPWRFRYSYWGSSQSYVMTKGWSRFVRAARLSAGDTVSFSRAADGRYFIDYRHCHRHGGRDISFASAATAMPAAAWPLFGRVQTAAPVSYGGGHGSAAAATMFLDTVAPVAAAGGHRGEVGPSGQRSFRLFGVNVECGGDVDAAAEEEDADDDVDDGDHRRGEEMELVMWTNHR; via the coding sequence ATGTACATGGACTTAACCCTAGGAGGAGCACTGCTGCAGGTAGAAGAAGCCactgaggaagaagaagaagaagaagaggaggagcaaGCTCTAGGTCAAGAACCTgcaccggctgcggcggcggcggcgctggtgctAGGTCGTCGccacggcgtcgtcgtcggcggcggcggtggtggagtggtggtggcggcggagcgggagcACATGTTCGACAAGGTGGTGACGCCGAGCGACGTGGGCAAGCTGAACCGGCTGGTGGTGCCGAAGCAGCACGCGGAGAGGTTcttcccggcggcggccgccggcacgCAGCTGTGCTTCGAGGACCGCGCCGGGACGCCATGGCGGTTCCGCTACTCCTACTGGGGGAGCAGCCAGAGCTACGTGATGACCAAGGGGTGGAGCCGCTTCGtccgcgccgcccgcctctcCGCCGGCGACACCGTCtccttctcccgcgccgccgacggccgcTACTTCATCGACTaccgccactgccaccgccacGGCGGCCGCGACATCAgcttcgcctccgccgccaccgccatgccggcggcggcgtggccgctCTTCGGCCGGGTGCAAACGGCGGCGCCGGTCAgctacggcggcggccatgggagTGCGGCCGCAGCAACGATGTTCTTGGACACGGtggcgcccgtcgccgccgccggcggccaccgcggcgaGGTGGGGCCCTCCGGACAGAGGAGCTTCAGGCTCTTCGGCGTCAATGTCgagtgcggcggcgacgtcgacgcggcggcggaagaggaggatgccgacgacgacgtcgacgacggtGATCATCGCCGAGGTGAAGAAATGGAGCTTGTGATGTGGACGAACCATAGGTAG